A stretch of the Chlorobiota bacterium genome encodes the following:
- a CDS encoding MFS transporter, with protein sequence MIKNIYHQQKKKNNEIASKYPNFKHNYLIGVINGVIFNFGLSFFSRDTIIPVYLASLGAPSLVISFVALFDSLGWYFPQLFVAKYLLHLEEKLPIYKRAVFLRIFGILLAVFSANLAFNIESKSYALITFVLGFGIFCFSGGISGVVFTDIVYKTVPKEKRGTYFAWRAIGSGIIGIYAGVGIIKPIIKNYEYPLNYLILFSSGAVLMLVAFILFFYTKEPKDKNVLLEERTFKKQIKTAVTILKQNKTYRNFVLLQCLMNLWFAGVPFVMLYAKENLGAIDIQIGEFITWGFAGTIISNLLLGYISNQIGNKSLMVTGTISALFVSISLLVFPYLSIPFWTFGFIFFASATAETGISTGSMNYMLETVPEEDRTTYIGLKNTLSAFAYCIAALIGSLRDIYGARSIFYVTGVIAIAALFLLYFLPEPRAKLMIKVYE encoded by the coding sequence TTGATAAAAAATATATATCACCAACAGAAAAAGAAGAATAATGAAATAGCTTCAAAGTATCCTAATTTTAAACATAATTATTTAATTGGTGTTATTAATGGTGTAATTTTCAATTTTGGTTTAAGTTTTTTTAGCCGTGATACTATAATACCTGTTTACCTCGCATCATTAGGAGCACCAAGCTTAGTTATATCATTTGTGGCTTTGTTTGATTCGTTAGGTTGGTACTTCCCTCAACTATTTGTTGCTAAGTATTTACTTCATCTTGAAGAGAAATTGCCAATTTATAAAAGAGCAGTTTTCTTAAGAATATTCGGAATTTTATTGGCTGTATTTTCAGCCAATTTAGCTTTTAATATAGAAAGTAAAAGCTATGCACTTATTACTTTTGTTTTGGGTTTTGGGATATTCTGTTTTTCTGGAGGAATATCTGGAGTCGTGTTTACAGATATTGTATATAAGACGGTACCAAAAGAAAAAAGAGGAACCTATTTTGCATGGAGGGCAATTGGGAGCGGTATAATTGGCATATATGCTGGGGTTGGAATAATCAAACCTATTATTAAAAATTACGAATATCCACTAAATTATCTGATTTTATTTTCGAGTGGCGCAGTACTAATGTTGGTTGCTTTCATATTATTTTTTTATACAAAAGAACCCAAGGATAAAAATGTATTGTTAGAAGAAAGGACTTTCAAAAAGCAAATCAAAACTGCTGTAACTATTCTAAAGCAAAATAAAACTTATAGAAATTTTGTATTGCTTCAATGTTTAATGAATTTGTGGTTCGCTGGGGTTCCATTTGTAATGCTATATGCAAAGGAAAACCTAGGAGCAATTGATATTCAAATTGGTGAATTTATAACTTGGGGTTTTGCTGGAACCATAATTTCTAATTTACTTTTAGGTTATATTTCAAATCAAATTGGGAATAAATCTTTAATGGTAACTGGTACTATTTCAGCTCTATTTGTTTCTATATCATTATTAGTTTTTCCTTATTTATCAATTCCATTTTGGACATTTGGTTTTATATTTTTTGCTTCTGCAACTGCTGAAACTGGAATTAGCACTGGTAGCATGAATTATATGCTGGAAACAGTGCCCGAAGAAGATAGAACAACTTATATTGGTTTGAAAAATACTCTTAGTGCATTTGCATATTGCATAGCCGCATTAATAGGGTCTTTAAGAGATATTTATGGGGCTAGAAGTATTTTTTATGTAACAGGAGTTATTGCAATTGCAGCATTATTTTTACTTTATTTTTTACCAGAACCTAGAGCAAAGCTAATGATAAAAGTTTATGAATAA
- a CDS encoding T9SS type A sorting domain-containing protein, whose protein sequence is MKKIIILVYFITSFNLISQVSISPKILWERTYLTGKTNPNDQEILPLTVQETFDKSLLIKAYRYDINSAILKTNSNGEKIWLSTIGDSSMTPIYPISINFNRTDNIIKFRGLWTGFGSGGVFSIGSINYLNGDTSNFYLKKGKDDFNKTLPLVCNTNENGLFLSFNSGGYKSPSDSGKKFYYFRKLDEKDSLVWRDSLSFPDSVQSGSGIVIRTNDDGYLFTSVLLYPTISRRLIMVKYNSSLKLDWVKYYDNYENVKGLVQTPDGGYVICVVNSEGAIMPKQPVSYLLKFDSKGEKSWQKSFSLDDFTDLRSLHFLNNKLGFVISGTLAKKGVWNNGPPNLGRYYLYGSKKFLLMTTDLLGNITSTNIWQPDTLDCNPSDAIQTSDGNFVVVGEKVKSTYTTTQDNLPFGYVAKIENQISEVQNENKQNNIKSEISGNKLKIIFTSLEKPIKINLYDLNGKSLFERTLSNNQKKMDIDLSNFVTGYYFINLIYENHKIETKKIIYEK, encoded by the coding sequence ATGAAAAAAATTATAATTCTCGTATATTTTATTACTAGTTTTAACTTGATTAGTCAAGTATCAATATCACCAAAAATCCTTTGGGAAAGAACATATTTAACTGGTAAAACCAACCCAAATGACCAAGAGATTTTACCACTAACAGTACAAGAAACATTTGATAAAAGCCTACTTATTAAAGCATATAGATATGATATAAATTCTGCAATTTTGAAAACTAATTCAAATGGAGAGAAAATATGGTTGAGTACAATTGGTGATAGCTCTATGACACCTATATACCCAATTTCAATTAATTTTAATAGAACTGATAATATCATTAAGTTTAGAGGGCTTTGGACAGGATTTGGATCTGGTGGAGTTTTTTCAATAGGAAGTATAAATTATCTAAATGGTGATACATCAAATTTCTATTTAAAAAAAGGGAAAGATGATTTTAATAAAACTTTGCCATTAGTTTGCAATACTAACGAAAATGGTTTATTCTTAAGTTTTAATTCAGGTGGTTATAAAAGTCCATCAGATAGTGGAAAAAAATTTTATTACTTCAGAAAATTAGACGAAAAGGATAGTTTAGTATGGAGGGATTCACTAAGCTTCCCAGATTCGGTTCAAAGCGGTAGTGGAATTGTAATCAGAACAAATGATGATGGATACCTTTTTACAAGTGTATTACTGTATCCAACAATTAGTAGAAGATTAATAATGGTAAAATACAATTCTAGCTTAAAATTAGATTGGGTTAAATATTATGATAATTATGAAAATGTAAAAGGTTTAGTTCAAACCCCAGATGGAGGTTATGTTATTTGTGTGGTAAATTCAGAAGGTGCAATCATGCCAAAACAACCAGTAAGTTATTTATTAAAGTTTGATTCGAAAGGTGAGAAAAGTTGGCAAAAATCATTTTCACTAGATGATTTTACAGATTTGAGATCACTACATTTTCTAAACAATAAATTAGGTTTTGTGATTAGTGGAACATTAGCAAAAAAGGGAGTTTGGAACAATGGACCACCAAATTTAGGAAGATATTATTTATATGGATCAAAGAAATTTTTGTTAATGACAACAGATTTGTTGGGTAATATAACAAGTACTAATATTTGGCAACCAGATACATTAGATTGTAATCCAAGTGATGCAATTCAAACCTCAGATGGTAATTTTGTAGTAGTTGGAGAAAAGGTAAAAAGTACATATACAACAACCCAAGATAACTTGCCATTTGGTTATGTAGCCAAAATTGAGAATCAAATAAGTGAAGTCCAAAATGAAAATAAACAAAATAATATAAAAAGTGAAATCAGTGGAAATAAACTAAAAATAATTTTCACTAGTTTAGAAAAGCCTATCAAAATTAATTTATATGATTTGAATGGTAAGAGTTTGTTTGAAAGAACTTTAAGCAACAATCAAAAGAAAATGGATATAGATTTATCAAACTTTGTTACAGGTTATTATTTTATAAATTTAATTTATGAGAATCATAAGATAGAAACAAAAAAGATAATCTATGAAAAGTAA
- a CDS encoding Ppx/GppA family phosphatase: protein MPSKFKRLAAIDVGSNSLHLVIAKVSPDGKFSVLDKMKAPVRLGEGGGKFLHLSDDAISEGVKALKSFAKIAKENNVDAIRAVATSAVREAENKDVFVEKVFNESGINIEVVSGYEESRLIFLGASKSLELEKSKIGLCDIGGGSAELLSANNGELAFATSFKIGAIRMSEKYFPNEDVNQLQVEDCKEFIRNEIFLAAETIKNNGFKKFVGTSGTIQTLASMVLAMRGEKIPDNLNGVTIKRKEIDEITENIIQAKNFSKRAKLPGMDPKRADIIVAGAITFQTILYSLDVKEFVVSNYALREGILIDWIDKQISESSDEIAGYHLGNERLESILITGNKYQFSEIHGTHVCKMALKIYDDLFELHNLPQEARAYLEAASLLHDIGYFISKSSHHKHSLYLIRHSEMYGFTENELGMIGNTTRYHRKSHPKITHNDYQGLSIKEKEIVNKLASILRIAEGLDRSHKQIVNDITTKFDKDSITFNLKINNDEDPQLEVWSAERKKGLMEEVYERNIKFEF from the coding sequence GTGCCTTCTAAGTTTAAACGTCTTGCTGCTATAGATGTGGGCTCAAATAGTTTGCATTTGGTTATTGCTAAAGTTTCACCAGATGGGAAATTTAGTGTTCTAGATAAAATGAAAGCCCCAGTTAGATTAGGGGAAGGAGGAGGCAAATTTTTACATCTTTCTGATGATGCAATTTCTGAAGGAGTTAAAGCATTAAAAAGCTTTGCAAAGATTGCTAAAGAAAATAATGTTGATGCAATTAGAGCAGTTGCAACAAGTGCTGTTCGAGAAGCAGAAAACAAAGATGTATTTGTCGAAAAAGTTTTTAACGAATCTGGTATTAATATTGAAGTTGTTTCCGGTTACGAAGAATCAAGATTGATTTTTCTTGGTGCTTCTAAATCACTGGAACTTGAAAAAAGTAAAATTGGTTTGTGTGATATTGGTGGTGGTAGTGCGGAATTATTATCAGCAAACAATGGTGAATTAGCATTTGCTACAAGTTTTAAAATTGGAGCAATCAGAATGAGCGAAAAGTACTTTCCAAACGAAGATGTAAATCAACTTCAAGTTGAAGATTGCAAAGAGTTTATTCGTAATGAAATTTTTTTAGCTGCTGAAACTATAAAAAATAATGGCTTTAAAAAGTTTGTTGGAACAAGTGGTACTATTCAAACTCTTGCTTCAATGGTGCTTGCAATGCGTGGTGAAAAAATTCCAGATAATCTTAACGGAGTTACTATTAAGAGAAAAGAGATTGATGAAATAACTGAAAATATAATACAAGCAAAAAATTTTAGTAAAAGAGCTAAACTCCCAGGAATGGATCCAAAGCGAGCTGATATAATTGTTGCAGGTGCTATTACTTTTCAAACAATACTTTATTCATTAGATGTAAAAGAGTTTGTTGTCAGCAATTATGCTCTTCGTGAGGGAATTTTAATTGATTGGATTGATAAGCAGATTAGTGAATCTTCAGATGAAATTGCTGGTTATCATTTAGGAAATGAAAGGTTAGAAAGTATTTTAATTACTGGAAATAAATATCAATTCTCCGAAATTCATGGAACTCATGTTTGCAAAATGGCATTGAAAATATATGATGATTTATTTGAATTGCACAATTTACCACAGGAAGCTCGTGCTTACTTAGAAGCCGCTTCATTGCTACATGACATTGGTTATTTTATCTCAAAATCATCTCACCACAAACATTCACTCTACTTAATTCGGCATAGCGAAATGTATGGTTTTACAGAAAATGAATTAGGAATGATTGGTAACACAACTCGTTATCATAGAAAATCTCATCCTAAAATTACTCATAACGATTATCAAGGTTTATCAATTAAAGAAAAAGAAATAGTTAATAAATTAGCTTCTATTTTAAGAATAGCTGAAGGGCTAGACCGTTCGCACAAACAAATTGTAAATGATATTACAACAAAATTTGATAAAGATTCAATTACTTTTAATTTGAAAATTAATAATGATGAAGATCCTCAACTTGAGGTATGGAGTGCAGAAAGGAAGAAAGGACTAATGGAGGAAGTATATGAAAGAAATATTAAATTTGAGTTTTAA
- the hutU gene encoding urocanate hydratase — protein MSEINSKKIYRSPRGSKLSCANWQIEAAYRMIQNNLDPEVAELPDELIVYGGLGKAARNHQSLEAILESLLKLKPDETLLIQSGKPVGVFKTYENAPRVIIANSNLVPNWANWDEFRRLDAMGLIMYGQMTAGSWIYIGTQGILQGTYETFLECANQHFGGSLSGKLCVTAGLGGMGGAQPLAITMNKGAALCIEAEEWRIDKRLHDGYCDKKATTLDEALSYLKIAQEKGEGLSIGLLGNAAEILPQMLNRNIIPDVLTDQTSAHDPLNGYYPAGITIEEAKLLRKNNKEEYLELASESIRKHVETMVAMQDKGSIVFDYGNNIRAEALKAGFNRAYSFKGFVPEYIRPLFCDGKGPFRWVALSGDEQDIFATDKAILELFPDDIGLHRWINMAQKKVHWQGLPARICWLGYGEREKAGLLFNEMVKDGRVSAPIVIGRDHLDCGSVASPNRETEAMLDGSDAISDWVMLNFALNAIGGATWVSLHHGGGVGMGYSQHAGMVIVADGTDEASSKLSRVLTYDPGMGIIRHSDAGYQRAIDNAKKHNIIIPMMK, from the coding sequence ATGTCAGAAATAAATTCAAAAAAAATATATAGATCCCCAAGAGGTTCAAAGTTGTCATGTGCCAACTGGCAAATTGAGGCTGCTTATAGAATGATTCAAAACAATCTTGATCCTGAAGTAGCAGAGCTACCAGATGAGCTTATAGTATATGGTGGATTAGGTAAAGCAGCTAGAAATCATCAATCGCTTGAAGCAATTTTAGAATCATTATTAAAGCTCAAGCCAGATGAAACTTTACTTATCCAATCTGGTAAACCGGTTGGTGTTTTCAAAACATATGAAAATGCTCCTCGCGTTATAATAGCTAATTCAAACTTGGTTCCTAATTGGGCTAACTGGGACGAATTCCGAAGGTTAGATGCTATGGGATTAATTATGTACGGTCAGATGACTGCAGGAAGCTGGATTTATATTGGTACACAAGGAATTTTACAAGGAACGTATGAAACTTTTTTAGAATGTGCCAACCAACATTTTGGAGGTAGCTTGTCAGGGAAATTATGTGTAACAGCTGGCTTGGGAGGAATGGGTGGTGCTCAGCCACTTGCAATAACAATGAACAAAGGAGCAGCATTATGTATAGAAGCAGAAGAATGGAGAATTGATAAAAGATTACATGATGGTTATTGTGATAAAAAAGCAACAACTTTAGATGAAGCTCTTTCATACTTAAAAATTGCTCAAGAAAAAGGAGAAGGGTTATCAATAGGGTTATTAGGAAATGCAGCAGAGATTTTACCTCAAATGTTAAATAGGAACATAATTCCAGATGTATTAACAGATCAAACTTCTGCTCATGATCCACTTAACGGTTACTATCCTGCTGGAATAACAATTGAAGAAGCAAAATTATTAAGGAAAAATAATAAAGAAGAATATCTCGAACTCGCATCAGAATCTATTCGCAAACATGTTGAAACTATGGTTGCTATGCAAGATAAAGGTTCTATTGTTTTTGATTATGGAAATAATATCAGAGCAGAGGCTCTGAAAGCAGGTTTTAATAGAGCTTATTCTTTTAAGGGATTTGTTCCAGAATATATTAGACCACTTTTTTGTGATGGTAAAGGTCCGTTCAGATGGGTAGCATTATCAGGAGATGAGCAAGATATTTTTGCTACTGATAAAGCAATACTTGAGTTATTCCCAGATGATATTGGTTTGCATAGATGGATTAATATGGCACAAAAAAAAGTTCATTGGCAGGGTTTGCCAGCTAGAATTTGTTGGCTTGGATATGGTGAACGTGAAAAAGCTGGTTTATTATTTAATGAAATGGTAAAAGATGGTAGAGTTTCTGCACCAATTGTTATTGGTCGGGATCATCTTGATTGCGGCTCAGTAGCAAGCCCTAACCGTGAAACTGAAGCAATGTTAGATGGAAGCGATGCAATAAGTGATTGGGTTATGCTAAATTTTGCACTAAACGCTATTGGTGGTGCTACTTGGGTTTCTCTTCATCATGGTGGTGGAGTCGGTATGGGCTACAGCCAACACGCAGGTATGGTTATTGTGGCAGATGGGACTGATGAAGCTTCTTCCAAGCTTTCAAGAGTTTTAACTTATGATCCAGGAATGGGTATAATAAGGCATTCAGATGCTGGTTACCAGAGAGCAATTGACAATGCTAAAAAACATAATATTATTATCCCTATGATGAAATAA
- a CDS encoding proline--tRNA ligase — protein MSEEKVTPRGEDYSQWYLDVIQKAKLVDYGPVKGTMVIRPYGYAIWELIQQALDKSFKETGHENAYFPMFIPYSFIMKEAQHVEGFSPELALVTHAGGKELEEALVVRPTSETIINHMYSNWIKSYRDLPVLINQWANVVRWEMKTKPFLRTTEFLWQEGHTAHSTPEEAEEETLKMLKVYSDFAYNEAAIPVIYGRKSENEKFAGAERTYTIEAMMGDGKALQSGTSHNLGQNFAKAFNTRFLTQNGELEYPWQTSWGVSTRMVGGIIMAHGDDKGLVLPPRLAPFQAIIVPIWQKEEDKQAVFEMCSNVEKLLKLSGIRVKSDMSEQETPGWKYNEWEMKGVPLRIEIGPKDVAKNAVVFARRDKPGKEGKQFGIPVDEVGTTAVNWLEDIQNSILQKAILFRDSNIIDVTNLEEFKLVIESGKWVRAAWAGTSEMEKILKDQTGATLRCFPLDQPSEIGNCFYTGVKANEIALFAKSY, from the coding sequence ATGTCAGAAGAAAAAGTAACTCCTCGTGGTGAAGATTATTCTCAATGGTACTTAGATGTTATCCAAAAAGCGAAACTTGTTGACTATGGTCCTGTTAAAGGGACAATGGTTATTAGACCTTATGGTTATGCAATATGGGAGTTAATTCAACAAGCATTAGATAAAAGTTTTAAAGAGACTGGTCATGAAAATGCATACTTCCCAATGTTTATTCCCTATTCATTTATAATGAAGGAGGCTCAACATGTTGAGGGATTTTCACCTGAGTTGGCATTAGTTACTCATGCTGGTGGGAAAGAATTAGAGGAGGCTTTAGTAGTTCGCCCAACTAGCGAAACAATTATCAATCATATGTATTCAAATTGGATTAAGTCATATCGAGATTTACCTGTTTTAATAAATCAATGGGCTAATGTAGTTAGATGGGAAATGAAAACCAAACCATTCCTAAGGACAACTGAATTTTTGTGGCAAGAAGGTCACACAGCCCATTCAACACCAGAAGAAGCAGAGGAAGAAACCTTGAAAATGCTAAAGGTATATTCAGATTTTGCTTATAACGAAGCTGCAATACCAGTCATTTATGGACGGAAATCCGAAAATGAAAAATTTGCTGGAGCTGAAAGAACCTATACAATTGAGGCAATGATGGGAGATGGAAAGGCATTACAATCTGGAACATCTCACAATTTAGGGCAAAATTTTGCAAAGGCTTTTAATACTAGATTCCTTACACAAAATGGAGAGTTAGAGTATCCTTGGCAAACTTCTTGGGGAGTTTCAACAAGAATGGTTGGGGGAATTATAATGGCTCATGGAGATGATAAGGGCTTAGTACTACCACCCAGATTAGCCCCTTTTCAAGCAATAATTGTGCCTATTTGGCAGAAAGAAGAAGATAAACAAGCAGTGTTTGAAATGTGCAGTAATGTAGAAAAATTGTTGAAATTATCAGGAATTCGTGTTAAATCAGATATGTCAGAACAAGAAACTCCTGGATGGAAATATAATGAATGGGAAATGAAAGGTGTTCCATTAAGAATTGAAATTGGACCTAAAGATGTAGCAAAAAATGCAGTAGTTTTTGCAAGAAGAGATAAACCAGGAAAAGAGGGCAAGCAATTTGGAATACCTGTTGATGAAGTTGGAACAACAGCTGTAAATTGGCTTGAAGATATTCAAAACTCAATTCTACAAAAAGCAATTTTATTTAGAGATTCAAATATAATTGATGTTACTAATCTTGAAGAATTTAAATTAGTTATAGAGTCTGGGAAATGGGTAAGAGCTGCTTGGGCAGGAACTAGTGAAATGGAAAAAATATTAAAAGATCAAACTGGAGCAACCTTAAGATGTTTCCCATTAGATCAACCAAGTGAAATTGGCAATTGCTTTTATACTGGGGTTAAAGCAAATGAGATTGCACTTTTTGCAAAGTCTTATTAA
- a CDS encoding tail fiber domain-containing protein, with the protein MKKHYYLIVAMTFCFANILTAQQLPLLTNPVVSDLNYMMEITPIQQALPNLLKLRGVRYFWNPNANSKMKFSQVTQIGLVAQELEQEFSEIVFEDKATGAKTIDYGRLTPVIVEAIKELSSKNEKLEIENKSQAEKLKDLQSQLDEIKRKLEGSLVIPQK; encoded by the coding sequence ATGAAAAAACATTATTATTTAATTGTAGCTATGACTTTTTGTTTTGCTAATATTTTAACTGCACAACAATTACCATTACTAACAAATCCAGTTGTTTCTGATTTGAATTATATGATGGAAATAACTCCAATTCAACAAGCATTACCTAATTTATTAAAACTTCGTGGAGTTAGATATTTTTGGAATCCAAATGCTAATTCTAAAATGAAGTTTTCTCAAGTAACACAAATTGGTTTAGTTGCACAAGAGCTTGAACAAGAGTTCTCAGAAATAGTTTTTGAAGATAAAGCAACTGGAGCAAAAACAATTGATTACGGAAGGTTAACTCCTGTAATTGTTGAGGCTATAAAAGAACTAAGTAGTAAAAACGAAAAATTAGAAATTGAAAATAAATCACAAGCTGAGAAATTAAAGGACTTGCAATCTCAGTTAGATGAAATAAAAAGGAAATTAGAAGGCTCTTTAGTTATTCCACAGAAATAA
- a CDS encoding TIGR02253 family HAD-type hydrolase, whose protein sequence is MIRAVVFDLDNTLVDFMAMKRQAINAAIDSMIDAGLNMSVEKVKSHIDEIYLEQGIEYQKVFDELLIKVLGKVDFKVLSAGIVAYRRAREAALKPYPHVSATIMELVKRGIKLAILSDAPTREAWLRLCYINFHHLFDAVVTFDDTGKRKPEPEPFLLALSKLGVEPHEAIMIGDWADRDMVGARQVGMITAFAKYGDSFGNQNVNSDYVLEDITDLLKIVGV, encoded by the coding sequence ATGATTCGTGCAGTTGTTTTCGATTTAGATAATACTTTAGTTGACTTTATGGCAATGAAACGCCAAGCCATAAATGCTGCTATTGATTCTATGATAGATGCTGGCTTAAATATGTCTGTCGAAAAAGTTAAATCACATATTGATGAAATATATTTAGAACAAGGAATTGAATATCAAAAAGTATTTGATGAGCTGTTAATTAAAGTATTAGGTAAAGTAGATTTTAAAGTTTTATCAGCTGGTATTGTTGCTTACCGAAGAGCTCGTGAAGCAGCATTAAAGCCATATCCTCATGTTTCAGCTACTATAATGGAACTTGTTAAACGTGGAATTAAATTAGCCATTTTATCTGATGCTCCAACTCGTGAAGCTTGGTTAAGATTGTGCTATATAAATTTTCATCATTTATTTGATGCTGTTGTTACTTTCGATGATACAGGAAAAAGGAAACCTGAACCAGAACCATTTCTATTAGCTCTTTCAAAACTTGGAGTTGAGCCTCATGAAGCTATTATGATTGGTGATTGGGCAGACCGTGATATGGTGGGTGCCAGACAAGTTGGAATGATTACCGCCTTCGCGAAATATGGCGATTCTTTTGGAAATCAAAATGTAAACTCAGATTATGTACTTGAAGATATTACAGATCTTTTGAAGATTGTTGGAGTATGA
- a CDS encoding T9SS type A sorting domain-containing protein — protein sequence MNKIFFYIFIFGSSLFVSICQPHIWKEVLYYPKENFYTNFYVGSVLDSDHIVMPYFMKNLNNTNEFVRGVVNSTNGGLTWEHILQNYQIPGTKNFFWPKVIEYVSKNDIYLGCEPNYVVYTNDGGKNWESKQLIIPNLSMFPAIPYVSLLSMHDKNVGIALVDSEAFGVNTHLFSTTDGWKTVKEVKIPTGFYVAQAATSRYNGFIKCLGPNIFLCKILDLKTSKNEFLGKTIDGGENWKIIEDPVNSFIPRDSISARTFVFKDSLTGWCLGHIYPELVYKDTTRGYLSKTTDGGANWKFVEVINMPIDPDTVNRNRNSLYTGFYKNEDSKIQVATPFSSRLDEKGIWTIDSTTEYVFFKKYFIKTRPNAPNIYMFVNGDKIMKDFGEYTPSNIVEFGRAINVSIFPNPSHSRTLLTLDQNLCSGNVQLFNINGELVKRIYFNNEKYLTLDLSELTVGCYNAVINTNLGVSFKKIIVQ from the coding sequence ATGAATAAAATATTTTTTTACATATTTATTTTTGGATCAAGTTTATTTGTATCTATTTGCCAACCTCATATTTGGAAGGAGGTACTTTATTATCCAAAAGAAAATTTCTATACGAACTTTTATGTTGGGTCAGTTTTAGATTCAGATCATATTGTAATGCCATATTTTATGAAAAATCTAAATAATACAAACGAATTTGTAAGAGGAGTGGTTAATTCTACTAATGGAGGTTTAACTTGGGAACATATTTTACAAAATTATCAAATTCCTGGAACGAAGAACTTTTTTTGGCCAAAAGTAATTGAGTATGTTTCAAAAAATGATATATATTTAGGTTGCGAACCAAATTATGTGGTATATACAAATGATGGTGGGAAAAATTGGGAATCTAAACAATTGATAATTCCTAATTTATCAATGTTTCCAGCAATTCCTTATGTTTCCTTACTGAGTATGCATGATAAAAATGTTGGGATTGCTTTAGTAGATAGTGAAGCTTTTGGTGTAAACACTCATTTATTTTCTACTACTGATGGTTGGAAAACTGTTAAGGAAGTAAAAATTCCAACTGGCTTTTATGTTGCACAAGCTGCAACTTCAAGATATAATGGCTTTATTAAATGCCTAGGTCCAAATATATTTTTATGTAAAATTTTAGATTTAAAAACTTCTAAAAATGAATTCTTAGGTAAAACAATTGATGGAGGTGAAAATTGGAAAATTATTGAAGACCCTGTTAATTCCTTTATTCCAAGAGATTCAATTAGTGCTCGCACTTTTGTATTTAAAGATTCTTTAACTGGTTGGTGCTTGGGTCACATTTATCCTGAATTAGTTTATAAAGATACTACTCGTGGGTATTTATCTAAAACTACTGATGGTGGTGCAAATTGGAAGTTTGTTGAAGTTATTAATATGCCTATAGATCCTGATACTGTTAATAGAAATAGAAATAGTTTATATACTGGTTTTTATAAAAACGAAGATTCTAAAATTCAAGTAGCTACTCCTTTTTCAAGTAGATTAGATGAGAAAGGCATTTGGACTATTGACTCTACTACTGAATATGTATTTTTTAAGAAATATTTTATTAAAACTAGACCTAATGCTCCTAACATTTATATGTTTGTAAATGGAGATAAAATTATGAAGGACTTTGGTGAATACACTCCTTCTAACATCGTAGAATTTGGACGAGCAATAAATGTTAGTATTTTTCCCAATCCAAGCCATTCTCGTACTTTATTAACTTTAGATCAAAATCTTTGTTCTGGCAATGTTCAATTATTTAATATTAATGGTGAGTTAGTAAAAAGAATTTATTTTAACAATGAAAAATATTTAACTCTCGATTTGAGTGAGTTAACTGTTGGTTGTTATAATGCTGTAATCAATACTAATTTAGGAGTTTCATTTAAAAAAATTATTGTTCAATAA